In the genome of Aedes aegypti strain LVP_AGWG chromosome 2, AaegL5.0 Primary Assembly, whole genome shotgun sequence, the window atcaattatttctaatgtctactacgtttgctggcatgaaatttcactcaaacggctatttatgattcgatgtgatacaaactcaatcattttttgctgagaggttcatgtgaggatttgaacagcatgcgcataattgatataaacacaaagtggaataagaaaaaaaactcagcaatcacagaaaaagaagaccgtcttcgcgagtctcgtctcagagtATTAGTAATGCTATGTAATACATCTTTTACACATAACTGTATGTTCTAATGATTTATTGGGAAACATCTTCTATGACATGAAAGATGTTTTAAAAGCCGCCATTTTTTTGCGCTGTTTCGGTGATATAAGTGTACAAAATTAAGCTATCCATATTCACCACAAACCATaccaatttgtatgaatcaagtattttattcatttacaagttgtgttacttgggcaCGGCATGATCGacttaaacattttattatcaCCGAAACAAAGCAAGCGAAAATTGCCTTGGAAACAATTCAAATCTCCACATCGATGATTGGTTGAATAATCGCCAGCAACTGTTCATACATCTGAGTCCTTGTCCGATTGCTGAGTGGTAGCTTGACCAAGTTTTGATTAATCAACGAAAGCAGCTGTGCCAACTGGTGCTCAACCCTCTCGTCCATCTGGGTCCCTTGTCGTCGCTCCGTGAAGTACTGCACTCCATCCAGCGCCTTTTGTAACAGTTCCACCTGGCCATTCACGTTCAAGCCTTCACTCATCAACACGTTGAAATAAATCGCATTCAACTGCGGATCTCCACCGTAAGCCCGGACGCATTCCTACAATGAATGCAACACAACCATTTCGCTCATTAGCAAGGTGGGTAATTATCCAGTTTCTAATAGTTTGAATAAACCACTTCGAAAGTCCGCTGGTGCGGAAAACTAAAACATTTAATTACCGTCACTGGCAACAACGTCAGCAACTGCAACACCAGCGCCACCACAGCAATGATTAATCGAGCGGAAGTTTGTCGTTCCTGCTGCTGCATTTTTCCACCCATCATAGCACAGGTACAGGCAGGTACTTTGCGTTTTCACTTCTCTCCGATGTTTCGTTCCGGAACGTTAGCCTGTTTCGTTGATCTCAGCAACCCAGCAGCCGGCTTCGGTGCAAATCAATCAACCAGCCTTGCTGCCTGCGCCTTCTGCGTTTTCTGGGTGTTGATGGTTGAACTTTTCTTCCTCCCACGGCCGCCTACTAGATTGACTCTCTTTCTCGCTCGCAAAAGTTGTGAAGTTTACTGTAACACGATTATACCCCGAATGAGTGGTTTGGTTCAGTGGGTATCATTCTCTCTGGCGTTTCTATAGGTGTAGGGAAAGATGGttcaaaatgcccaagttttgTTAGAAACATAGTAGTTTACGGTATTTCATATAATATTTCAtattgacctactgaacaactttgccgaagacgtcatctttataagtggtcaggctcctgagatatttgcataaccagaggcgcgtccacgttcagaaccatgggtaggacaaacgttggcaaatattttgtgcacagt includes:
- the LOC5570953 gene encoding uncharacterized protein LOC5570953: MMGGKMQQQERQTSARLIIAVVALVLQLLTLLPVTECVRAYGGDPQLNAIYFNVLMSEGLNVNGQVELLQKALDGVQYFTERRQGTQMDERVEHQLAQLLSLINQNLVKLPLSNRTRTQMYEQLLAIIQPIIDVEI